In a genomic window of [Empedobacter] haloabium:
- the acpA gene encoding acid phosphatase codes for MTDQHDSPSNPSRRRLFGAATAASVVGALPAMAAPAQAKPVAKGSLDAKLKAHVKNVVVIYLENRSFNNLFANFPGLAAPLADVPPERYRQRDVDGSILPELPKVWGGAVPVPQDIAGVRVELKEDDVKGLPNAPFALKDATGKPLSEAVITRDLQHRFYQNQMQINGGRNDGFVAWTDAGGLVMGYYGETDKNLGLWQVAREFTLCDNFFMAAFGGSYLNHQFLISGRTPEYFNAPQTKAKKKIAATADGAKGTRLALAPDSPLSALQGRARFVNDGAITPDGYVVNTMSPPYQPSYVRPAPGGDPLLADPDDANTLPPQSYDTIGDLLSRKGVSWAWYGGAWQAALDAKGGGAKPNFQAHHQPFNYFANYAPGTAARARHLRDGGLGDSPISNRFLADVVAGKLPAVSFYKPQGNLNLHAGYSDIESGDQHIVNVLQHLRHSPQWQDMVVVVTFDENGGWWDHVAPPQGDRWGPGSRVPAIVVSPFAKKGAVDHSFYDTTSILRFITRLHGLPLLEGLAERNRAFAARAAQPPGDLTGALAFR; via the coding sequence GTGACGGACCAACACGATTCCCCTTCCAATCCCTCGCGCCGCCGGCTGTTCGGCGCTGCCACCGCCGCCAGCGTGGTCGGCGCCCTGCCCGCCATGGCCGCGCCGGCGCAGGCCAAGCCTGTCGCGAAGGGGTCGCTGGACGCCAAGCTGAAGGCGCACGTGAAGAACGTGGTCGTCATCTACCTCGAGAACCGCAGCTTCAACAACCTGTTCGCCAACTTCCCCGGCCTGGCGGCGCCACTGGCGGACGTGCCGCCGGAGCGCTATCGCCAGCGCGATGTCGACGGCAGCATCCTGCCCGAGCTGCCGAAGGTCTGGGGCGGCGCGGTGCCGGTGCCGCAGGACATCGCCGGCGTGCGCGTCGAGCTGAAGGAAGACGACGTCAAGGGCCTGCCCAACGCGCCGTTCGCGCTGAAGGACGCGACGGGCAAGCCGCTGTCGGAAGCCGTCATCACGCGCGACCTGCAGCACCGCTTCTACCAGAACCAGATGCAGATCAACGGCGGCCGGAACGACGGCTTCGTCGCCTGGACGGACGCCGGCGGCCTGGTGATGGGTTACTACGGCGAGACGGACAAGAACCTGGGCCTGTGGCAGGTGGCGCGCGAGTTCACCTTGTGCGACAACTTCTTCATGGCGGCCTTCGGCGGCTCCTACCTGAACCACCAGTTCCTGATCTCGGGCCGCACGCCGGAGTACTTCAACGCGCCCCAGACCAAGGCGAAAAAGAAGATCGCCGCCACCGCCGACGGCGCCAAGGGTACGCGCCTGGCGCTGGCGCCGGACTCGCCGCTCTCCGCGCTGCAAGGTCGCGCCAGGTTCGTCAACGACGGCGCCATCACGCCGGACGGCTACGTGGTCAACACGATGTCGCCACCCTACCAGCCCAGCTACGTGCGCCCGGCGCCCGGCGGCGACCCGCTGCTGGCCGACCCGGACGACGCCAACACGCTGCCGCCGCAGAGCTACGACACGATCGGCGACCTGCTGTCGCGCAAGGGCGTGTCGTGGGCCTGGTATGGCGGCGCATGGCAGGCCGCGCTGGACGCCAAGGGCGGCGGCGCCAAGCCCAACTTCCAGGCCCACCACCAGCCGTTCAACTACTTCGCCAACTACGCGCCCGGCACGGCGGCACGCGCGCGCCACCTGCGCGACGGCGGCCTGGGCGACAGCCCGATTTCCAACCGCTTCCTGGCCGACGTGGTGGCAGGCAAGCTGCCGGCCGTCAGCTTCTACAAGCCGCAGGGCAACCTGAACCTGCACGCGGGCTACTCGGACATCGAGTCGGGCGACCAGCACATCGTCAACGTGCTGCAGCACCTGCGCCATTCGCCGCAATGGCAGGACATGGTGGTGGTGGTCACGTTCGACGAGAACGGCGGCTGGTGGGACCACGTGGCGCCGCCGCAGGGCGACCGCTGGGGGCCGGGTTCGCGCGTGCCCGCCATCGTCGTGTCGCCGTTCGCCAAGAAGGGTGCCGTCGACCACAGCTTCTACGACACCACCTCGATCCTGCGCTTCATCACGCGCTTGCACGGCCTGCCACTGCTGGAAGGCCTGGCCGAGCGCAATCGCGCGTTCGCCGCGCGCGCCGCGCAGCCGCCCGGGGACCTGACAGGCGCCCTGGCCTTCCGCTGA
- the dbpA gene encoding ATP-dependent RNA helicase DbpA — MTATAFATLPLLDSFLANLDSLGYKTMTPIQAQSLPAVLEGRDLIAQAKTGSGKTAAFGIGLLHKLNPAWFATQALVLCPTRELADQVANELRRLARSVGNVKVLVLTGGAPMRPQIASLEHGAHVVVGTPGRIRDHIGRQTIDLSTVQTLVLDEADRMTDMGFYDEIAGIVSACPKRRQTLLFSATYPDDIRQATEAFLADPVEVTVEAQHDNSKIVQRFYEIGFDERDAAVGKLLKHYKPASAIVFCNTKVHCRELVDELRAQGFSALALYGELEQRERDEILVLFANRSCSILIATDVAARGLDIQNLEAVINADVSKDTEVHIHRIGRTGRGDEQGLSLTLCAPNEKKWVKLIEEYQGAPVEWHSLKELDDDEYAQGDAAPMMTLCILGGKKDKLRPGDVLGALTGDAGLLKEQVGKINVTEFQTYVAIDRRVAYDAFAKLNAASRQGGDFGSFKGRNFKMRFIEV; from the coding sequence ATGACCGCCACCGCCTTTGCCACCCTGCCCCTGCTTGATTCCTTCCTGGCGAACCTCGATTCGCTGGGCTACAAGACCATGACGCCGATCCAGGCCCAGAGCCTGCCGGCCGTGCTGGAAGGACGCGACCTGATCGCCCAGGCCAAGACGGGCAGCGGCAAGACCGCCGCGTTCGGCATCGGCCTGCTGCACAAGCTGAACCCGGCCTGGTTCGCCACCCAGGCGCTGGTGCTGTGCCCCACGCGCGAGCTGGCCGACCAGGTGGCCAACGAGCTGCGCCGGCTGGCGCGCAGCGTCGGCAACGTCAAGGTGCTGGTGCTGACGGGCGGCGCGCCGATGCGGCCGCAGATCGCGTCGCTGGAGCATGGCGCCCACGTCGTGGTCGGCACGCCGGGCCGCATCCGCGACCATATCGGCCGCCAGACGATCGACCTGTCCACCGTGCAGACGCTGGTGCTGGACGAGGCCGACCGCATGACGGACATGGGCTTCTACGACGAGATCGCCGGCATCGTCAGCGCCTGCCCGAAGCGGCGCCAAACCCTGCTGTTCTCGGCGACCTATCCGGACGATATCCGCCAGGCCACCGAGGCCTTCCTGGCCGATCCGGTCGAGGTGACGGTCGAGGCGCAGCACGACAACAGCAAGATCGTGCAGCGCTTCTACGAGATCGGCTTCGACGAGCGCGACGCCGCTGTCGGCAAGCTGCTCAAGCACTACAAGCCGGCGTCCGCCATCGTGTTCTGCAATACCAAGGTGCACTGCCGCGAGCTGGTGGACGAGCTGCGCGCGCAGGGCTTTTCCGCGCTGGCCCTGTACGGCGAGCTGGAACAGCGCGAACGCGACGAGATCCTGGTGCTGTTCGCCAACCGCAGCTGCTCGATCCTGATCGCTACCGACGTGGCGGCGCGCGGCCTGGACATCCAGAACCTGGAAGCGGTGATCAATGCCGACGTGTCGAAGGATACCGAGGTGCACATCCACCGCATCGGCCGCACCGGCCGCGGCGACGAGCAGGGCCTGTCGCTGACCCTGTGCGCGCCGAACGAGAAGAAGTGGGTCAAGCTGATCGAGGAATACCAGGGCGCGCCGGTCGAATGGCACTCGCTGAAGGAACTGGACGACGACGAATACGCGCAGGGCGACGCGGCGCCGATGATGACCTTGTGCATCCTGGGCGGCAAGAAGGACAAGCTGCGTCCCGGCGACGTGCTGGGCGCGCTGACCGGCGATGCGGGCCTCTTGAAGGAGCAGGTCGGCAAGATCAACGTGACGGAATTCCAGACCTATGTGGCGATCGACCGGCGCGTGGCGTACGACGCGTTCGCCAAGCTCAATGCCGCCAGCCGCCAGGGTGGGGATTTCGGCAGCTTCAAGGGGCGTAACTTCAAGATGCGGTTTATCGAGGTTTGA